The candidate division WOR-3 bacterium genome contains a region encoding:
- a CDS encoding MFS transporter produces the protein MNNSGASPEKNFFLQKTFLALQYPNYKLWFFGQLVSLFGTWMQTTAQGFFIYELTHSPAYLGYIGFAAGLPTWLFMLYAGVIADRIPRRKIMLITQSTMMTFAFILATLTFLKIVQPWHIILLALGMGTANAFDAPARQAFVRELVEPDAMTNAIALNSAMFNTAIAIGPAVGGVIYAALGPAWCFTINGLTFIAVIGALLSMKLKDHNPIRSTNSPLLDLKQGIKYTFSHPRIRLLILTIAIIALFGATFTTLLPAWAVKILNGDARTNGFLQTARGIGALTSALFIASLGIFHFKGKLLTIGTFFYPVFIILFSSTNNFTLALIFLFGAGMSQILIMNLCNSLVQLQVNEEMRGRVMGIYTFVFFGLMPFGALWIGTVAQLAGERIAILIASTVTMVYAILIYSFGRPLWKLK, from the coding sequence ATGAATAATTCTGGTGCTAGCCCGGAGAAAAATTTTTTCTTGCAAAAGACATTTCTGGCACTTCAGTATCCTAATTATAAACTCTGGTTCTTTGGGCAGTTAGTATCATTATTTGGAACCTGGATGCAAACAACTGCCCAGGGATTTTTCATTTACGAACTAACCCATTCCCCCGCATACCTGGGCTACATCGGATTTGCTGCTGGCTTGCCAACCTGGCTTTTTATGCTCTATGCTGGCGTAATTGCCGACCGCATTCCAAGAAGAAAAATAATGCTCATTACACAAAGCACAATGATGACATTCGCATTTATCTTAGCAACCCTGACATTTTTGAAAATCGTTCAGCCCTGGCATATCATTTTACTGGCATTAGGTATGGGAACTGCCAATGCGTTTGATGCACCGGCGCGTCAGGCATTTGTACGCGAACTCGTTGAACCCGATGCAATGACAAACGCCATAGCGTTGAACTCGGCAATGTTTAATACTGCAATTGCGATTGGTCCTGCAGTTGGTGGTGTAATATATGCAGCATTAGGACCCGCTTGGTGTTTTACAATAAATGGTTTGACATTCATTGCTGTCATCGGTGCACTTTTATCAATGAAACTAAAAGACCACAATCCAATAAGGAGTACTAATTCTCCTTTATTAGACTTAAAGCAAGGAATAAAATATACATTTAGTCATCCGAGAATAAGGCTTTTAATTCTTACTATTGCTATTATCGCCTTGTTTGGTGCAACATTTACTACATTACTTCCAGCCTGGGCAGTAAAGATACTGAATGGCGATGCCCGAACAAATGGATTTCTTCAGACAGCCCGCGGAATTGGTGCATTGACTTCTGCGCTATTCATCGCCTCACTCGGTATCTTTCATTTTAAGGGAAAACTTTTAACCATTGGCACTTTTTTCTATCCGGTTTTTATCATTCTTTTTTCTTCCACGAATAACTTTACTCTGGCGCTAATATTTTTGTTTGGTGCAGGTATGTCACAGATTTTGATAATGAACCTATGTAACTCTCTCGTCCAATTACAGGTTAATGAAGAAATGCGGGGAAGGGTTATGGGTATCTATACCTTTGTATTCTTTGGATTAATGCCTTTCGGTGCACTCTGGATTGGAACCGTAGCACAATTAGCAGGCGAAAGGATTGCTATATTAATTGCTTCAACAGTTACTATGGTGTACGCAATTTTGATTTACTCTTTCGGTCGTCCACTATGGAAATTGAAATAG